TGCAAAATTCTGTATAACTGTCCCATAATGTCATCAAATAGTTAAAAATTTTAGGTAGTTATATTTTCTCTATAAGGAGCAAAAGATAATACTTGCGTGAAATAAAGTGTGAAAATAAATGCAAAAAGCCTAGAATAATTTATGCCTTCATGGTAACGCTATGGACTGTCTTATTTATACTTTTTATGAGGGGCTTTTCATCTTTACCACAAAGTTTAGAACATAATTATCAAAAGATCTCTATTTCAGTCTCAAATATGTCCTTTGGTAAGTAAGCTGTAACAATCCAGTTTGGAACATCCACGACTTCACTAACCCTAAGATTTACGGCGACGCTAGCTAATATATACGCCTCTACTGGAGCCATATACTTAGACAATATTGAAATTATACCCTTTATAGCTTTCTTGGACGCATTCCATAAATTAGGATCTATCCCCGGATAAGCTATATATTCTCCATATTCCATTTCCTTTACTTTCTTTGTAACGAAGAGTGGTTGAGTTATCCCAAGGTTCTTTATCAGCCTAACTCTCATTGTAACCTCCATAGGAGCCTCTATTGCGGTGCCACAAACTTCACCATCACCTTGAGCCAAATGAGTATCTCCTATTGAGAGCAAAGCCCCTTTAACGAACACAGGAAGATATAACCTAGTTCCTACTGTTAAGTGCTTTATATCCATATTTCCCCCATTTTCTCTGGGAGGTATTGTACTTAATTTACCCCTATAAGGCAACGCAGTGCCAATTACGCCGGGAAAAGGATAAATTGGTATTTTCACATTTAGGTCTCCAAACTTAGCGTAAGCGTACTTTTCATCAACTTTCCAAATTTTTAACGCAGGACCTTGAAGGTCTATTGGTGCGGTATATTGCTCGTCAGCCAGAAATCCGAAACCGGGAAGTACACCAGTCCATCCCCATCCCTTATGCTTAAACTCCAAGAATTCTATTTCTATTGCATCACCCGGTTCTGCATTCTTGACTTCTATTGGCCCAGTTAGCGGGTGAATTTTAGAAAAGTCTAACTTAAGGAGATCTTTTTCATTAGATGTTGGTGTAACCTGACCATCTGATGCTTCCTTAGTTTCCACAGTAATTATATCTCCATCAGTTATACTCATTATGGGAGTTAACGAATTATCCCATTTATTGTGGGTTATGGCGTGAATCGTATATTGCATAATTAATATATTCTGCAGTTAATTTATAAATTATCAAGATAAGGATGAGTTGACATTTTTTAATATCTTTCCTTTTCTGATGCCATGATAACCTATAGGTCTAAAAATTTTTGCAACAATCAAGGTGTTGTTTAAGTTATAGACCTCATGCACTAGATTTCAAACTTGATGAAGAAAATTAATATCATTAATTTGATTTCTATTTTATCTTGATAACGAGAACACATATATAAAAATTTTTGACTACGAGTACACTTACACTCTTGATTAAAGGAATTACCCATTTCTTTATAATGATTCAGCTAAAAGCTTATCAGCGATAAAGTACTTTTCATTTTCCTTAACTTTTTGTTAATCTCTTTCAAAGGTAAACCTAATGATTTTTCAATAACTCTATATCTTTTTTTCTCTGTCAAAAATATCTTTCAATGTTCTCTTTGGTCTCGGATCAAACAACGCTATAACTTACCCCCTCCTAAGTTACTTAGGGGGTACTAAGTAATGAAGATTAACCGTTATAGTTGAACTCCTTCAACCATAAACAATTTAAACTATATCAGCTTAGGGTTTCATGGTATTATATTCTCCCAGTCTCTCATAAGTATTACCCTCTTTTTATCTCTTAGCCAAATTCAACTAATTTCTAATATTTCCATAGTATTTTATATTTCTTTAATTCAAGAGAAACTGATATTATTCAATTTTATACAAGTAGGATACTCTCTTGACAGTTTTCGATGGGTTTATTAAATGTAGGGTTCAAAAAGTTATCGTGATTAACAATGGGAACAGCAGGGGGATAATGAACAGGGGCCAAACTGAGGCTTGATGAGCAATCTAGACGCTAACCTCTGCCTTTATTTTTAGGTAATATTTTTGTGTCACAGTACTTAAACTTTTCTCTCCATACCAAATACCAATTTTCGCTAGTTATATATTTGTTAGTAATTCTTATGATGCACCTATTATTAGCTCACTTTTTTAGTTATGCCATGCTTTCGTCCTATCTTTTCCAACTCCTTAAAAATTTGGGTGCGACATTAACTTTTATTTTTCATATAATTTTTTGCTTTTTCCGTATTGTTTTGTGGGGGATTTGTAAACTATCTGGTTTAACATCATTTTTACCATAAGGAGAATCCAAAGAGTAACGTAGGTTTTGAAAAAGCCCGCAAAGCATTTTCGTATCTTTTTCCCATTTATAACAACTATGTATTACTTTAAGATAGTATTTAGCTGATCTCTTATCACTTTTTTATCTAGTTTTCCAGTACTAGTTTTAGGTATTGATTCGACGAATATTATTTTATCTGGTAACCACCATTTTGGAAATCTATTCAATGATTTCAAGTATTCAATGATTTCCTGTTCTGTAACTTCCTTTCCAGGCTTCTTAACTACTAGTGCTATTGGTCTCTCGCCCCATTTCTCATCTTTCACTCCAACTACTACAGCTTCTAGTACTTTTTCATATGACATTATTGCATTTTCCAAATCTACGCTACTTATCCATTCTCCACCACTTTTAATTAAATCCTTGAGCCTATCCACTACTTTAACACTTCCATTTTGATTTATTTTAGCTACATCACCAGTTCTAAACCACCTATTATTAACTAATATGTTAGATGGATTGTTAAAGTACTTTTTAGTTACAAACGCCCCTCTGGCAACCAACTCTCCTACTGATTTCCCATCCCAAGGCAATTCCTTTCCTTCAGGATCCATTAACGTAATTTCGAAGGCGGGAATTGGGTAACCTTGCTCAGACATTTTCTCTATATCATCACTCTTATTAATTGTGGCTATAGCCTCGGTTTCTGTCATACCCCAAGCATGATACGTTTTAACTCCTAACTCTTTTAGTTTCTTAATTAATCCTAAAGGTGGTTCTGCTCCCCCTGTAACTACGACTTTTAATGGAGATAAATCCAATGATTCTCTCTCAACGTAAGCTACTACATCTATCCAAACAGTGGGAGCACCTACCCCGACAGTTACCTTATGATCCTTTATTAATTTTACAATATCCTCCGCCTTAGGTCTAGGACCAGGTAAAACTAATCTGGCTCCGGTCATTAGTGAGGCAAAAGGTAAATCCCACGCTGATATATGAAACATTGGCACTATTGGTAATACAGTATCTGAGGAGGAAATACCTAATACGTCACTTGCAAGTAAAGATAAAGAATGAATAAACACACTCCTATGACTGTATATAACTCCCTTAGGTTTTCCGGTTGTTCCAGAAGTAAAACAAGCAATTGCGCCTTGCTTCTCATCTACGTCTGGAAAGTCACTAAATGGTTCTTGCGAATCCACTTCTTCGTCATATTTTTCATCAAAAATGAAAATTGGCAACGCATTGTTTTTGTAAGTTATGTCCTTATCTAGGAATATAGCTCTATCTTCCATCTCTCTGATTACGTAATCCATCTCTGACTCATGAAACCTTACATTAACCGTATGTAAAATTCCGCCTAATAGTGGGACTGCGAAGTATAGTTCTAAATGGCGATGTGTATTCCAAGCTATTGACGCAACTCTCTCACCAGCTAACTTTCGATTAGTTAGCAATGTGGCTAATTTCCTAACCCTTAATGCGAAATCAGCGTATGTATAACGTTTTATTCCCTCATGTGTTCTAGATATTATCTCCCTATCTCTGTATAACTTTTCTACTCTCCAGAAGATGGACTTTATATTGAGATTATAGTCCATTATTGTTGAATCCATAAGTGATATTTACATTTTAGATTAATAAGCTTTAGCATATTTAAATATAATTATTTAACAAGATAATCGTTTATATTGCTTTATTTAGCCGTTAAAGAAAACATCTAGATGCTCATTAGCTTAGCCATTGTTTTTCTAGATTCGTAGTGCCATCATGAAGGCATAAATTACTTCTATTATGTTCATGTTCAGCTAGTTCCGAAATTTATATCTTAACGATGACATTATACCGATGTGGACTTTCACTCTCTTAACTCCCAGAGAGTTAAATACAAGAAAATAACATTACTAAATAGTTAGAATGATAACAACTTTTAGATGTCCAATATGTAAAAGAAGGAATACCGCTTTATTGATCAAATCAGCATCTTCCTTCCAGCCAGTCATATACTTATATCCAGAAGAACATATATGCTTCCATATTTGCGATAAAATTAAAATTGAAATTTGCAATGAATATATCGAAATTGCAAGTTATTATGGAACTTATTCCAGAGATGCTATAAACAAGCTCAAGGAGATAGTTAAAAAGATAGAGGACTTAGCAAGTTCAAGGGATGAAGAACTTGGTAAAATGATCAGAGAAGGTGAGGAGCTAATTAAAAAAGCAAAAAATGAGTGTGCAAACCTAGAAAACAATAGTAGTTTGTATTATAAATGTTTAGTAGAAAAGGGAATAGATGATGGGAGACAAAAGATTATCGATGCGTTAACTAGGTTTTATTTTAAGGAAGAGTAATTAATTAACGTACAAATAAAGCCCTTGTTGAATGCAAAGGATTTGGCTAAGCCTTATCTTTTTAACGAGTTACGTAAAAAGTTAAGCTGTCTATTAAGAGGAAGTTGTCCCCATAAATTTTGGCTATTAGAAGCGATAGTATGTCACTTCCTAACTTGAGTACACACTTTATGGAACGTCTTGATGACGAGAATCGTAAAACAACAAATAATTTTAATCGAACAGTTTTCCTACTATTTGATAAATCTCATCTGCTAAAGTTTTGTAAATATTTGTAATATTCATCAGCACTTTTATCCCAATCGTATTTCAAGGATTCCTCGTAACTGGTTTTCCACATCTTTTTCATCATATCTTCATTACTAAGTAGTTCATTTATGATTTTGCTCATACCTTCAATATTCTTATATTCAACCACGTAACCATTTACCCCATTATTGATTATTTCTGGTAAGGACCCTTTATTATAAGCTACAACTGGAGTACCGCAAGCATTAGCCTCTACTGTTACCATACTCCAACCCTCTATGAAAGACGTAACTATAACAATCCACGCTGATTGATATAGTTGAATCTTCCTTTCTTCATTGACTCTTCCCAAATACTTACCATTAACTTCCTTAATCTTTCTAGAAACCTCATCCTCTAAATCCCCACCACCAACCATAATAAGTTTGGCCTTTACTCTCTTAGCGATTTCTATTGCATCTAAAGGGTTTTTATATTTCTTTAACCTCCCTATCCATAGAATAGTAGGTTCTTCTGCCTTTTTACCTGGCTTATACAAATTGTGATCAATACCATTATAGATTACCTTAATCCTTTCTTCCCTAACTCCAACTCTTTCCACTAGATCTCTTTTAGTAGTATTGGAAACTGCTATTAAATTCTCGTAATTTTTAACATTCCTTTCCAATAACGCGACAACTCTAGCCATTAATGGATTTAATTCGTATTTAACAACATCCTGGTGAACGTGATGAATTAACGCTATCGAATTTTTGTTAACTAAATAAGAATAAAAGGGGACTGCATGAGCAACACTATCAATTACTACTTCGTATTTTCTTGCCTCACTAGGAGCTTTAAAATGTAACGTTAAGGGGTTACCCTTTCTCAATATTTTAATACCCTCAATTTCCTCTTCTCTTGGCAATCCATTTACTTCCTCAGCTAGCCAAGTTACGTTAATTCCTTTTCTAACGAGCCTTCTAGAAATTTCGTAAATTACTTGCTCAGCTCCACCAGATTTGGGATGCTTTAAATCCCTGTGATTAACTACTAATAAGTTCACACTAACATAAAAATCCTAACCGTATTTATAACTTATACCTCCTTCTGGAAAAGTGAACTTAATGGCACCATACGGGCAAGCTACTAATGCTGCTCCGCACTCTAAACATCTTTCATAGTGTACTATTATTCTTCCATCTGGAGATGGCTCATAGGTACCAGCTGGACAGACCTTAGTACAAGGTTTATCTTTACATGTCAGGCAAATATCGGTATTTACTTGTATGTGAGAGTTCTTATCGACATTATACTTATTTAATCCTAATCTCTTCAAAAGATTTACCGTCATATAAATAACCTCATAATATCTGATAACATCTTTGTAGTATTTACGTTTTCGTTTTTACTTTCAGTTATTAAGACGTTTATGGGTCTCTCCTTTCCATCACTTGTTACTGTAAATAGTTTACTCAAGGTATTACACAAGATTTTAGGATATTTTGTAAATATCTCCTCCTCATTTAAGACCTTAAATGACCTCAAGGCTGTTTTTAAGTCTCGTAATACAAATGATTCTTTCAACATTTCGTAATAAATATCTGTTTTACTGTAATCGTTCATTTCTTTAATCTTTTTCAAAGCTTTCCCAGCTACAATTCCAGAACCTATTGCCAAATCCATTCCCCTGATATTGAATCCATCGTTTATTAAAAATCCTGCCGCATCACCTACAACTATTAAGTTCCTATCGTAAAGGTTACTTAATTTGTCATAACCGTAATAGGGAATTAAATGTGCCGAGTACTCCAAGATGTTCCCCTCTATTCCCAAAGCTTCTCTAAATCTTTCCACTATTTCATGTGATGGTAAGTTTGAATTATAAAGTGATTCGACTTTTATTGTAACTCCAACAGATAACGTATCCTTGTTTGTGTAAACGAAACCGCCTCCTTTCAGATTTCCTATGAGCCCCATTATTGTTCTAGCCTCTCCTTCATCTTCCGGTAAATTTGGTTTCACATCTAAAATCTCCTTTACCCCTAACATCAGCGTTTTTGGTTCCAATTTTTTTATTCCTAGAAACCTAGATACGGGTGAAGTTACTCCACCTGCATCTACAATTAACGGAGCTTTAAGCTCTCCCCTATTAGTTTCCACCACAATGTAATCCTTCTCTCGCCTAGCGTTAGTAACTAATGTGGAATAAGAGATTAAAACACCTTCATTTTCAGCTTCCTTCGCCAACCATTGATCAAATTTAGCTCTAAGAATGGTATAACTATTCTTAGTCTTATGTTCAAACGAAAAGGTGATTTTCTTTCCTTCATCACAGAATACTTCATAAGTTTCCTTCGTTACTGGTCTTTCTAATGGAGCCCTTTCAAGCGCATCTGGAAATAATTGCAATAAGGCGTGGGTATACATTCTTCCTCCAGAAACGTTCTTAGACCCAGAGTATTCGCCCCTTTCTAATACAATTGTGGAAAGCCCTTCTCTATTCGCAGTAATAGCCGTGGAAAGCCCGGCTAAACCACCGCCGACTATTATAACATCAGCATCAAAGCTCATATGCCTATATATTGAAAGGTCATATATATGTATTTGGCTTTCCCACATTAACTTTTTTAATCATATTTAATAATATTTCATTTCCATCACTTATGATATATAATGTGTGAAGTATTAACGCCTTTAGCTTATTTTCCCTACACACCTTCATTTCCTCAACGCTTCTTCTAACTAGGTCCGCAAAGGGAGAATCCGACTTGTGAAGAAACTCGTTATCGCTTCTAAACTCTTTTATCTCCTTCTCTATTTCAGCTAGAAGGTCTATTATTCTATCTTGATCCTTATAATCTCTGGCTATGCTTAATAACTCATTACCAGCCTCTATGATGTTACCCTCGTTAAGCTTATCAATTATGGCTACCAGTTTGCCAAACATAAAAAATGGTTAGCATTCCTTCCTTATTTACTTAACTATTATAACAGTAACCTTAGATTCTTGAGCTATCTTATTGGATACACTACCTAAAATTAATCGTTGTATTTTAGATAAACCTCTACTTCCAACTACTATTACATCTATTTGATTATCTGAAGCGAATTGTAGAATGGTATTTGCAGGATCTCCCTCAAGCGTTATTCCATCAGCTTCAACTCCTCTTTCTTTTGCCTTTTCGACTGCTTTCTTAATATCCTTTTTAGCTTTCTCTTCTAAGGATCTAGTAGCCTCCAATGGTGGAAGAACCCCCGCGTTATAAAATACCGTAAGGTCTATTACTTCAACTATGTATAATTTAGCGGAAAACTTGCTAGCTAATTCTATAGCGAAGTCTAAGGCTCTTTCAGCGTTTTGAGAACCATCGTAACCAACTAAAATTCTCTTCATAGGTACTTTTGATAGTAGTATAAATTTAAAATTAACTTCTATAAGCAATTTGTGAATTTGTTTCTAATATAACCTTTTATAATAGAAATTTACTTTATTATAAATAGTGCAATCCTTCAGTTTCGAAATGTTCGTTGAGTCTTCCATTCCATACATGAAGGATAAAAATATAATGCAACTTGAATCTGAACGATATTTTGCAAAATTATTGGGTTATGGTCATTTTATAAACTAACCCAGTTTACTACATCGCTACAGAAAGGACGTTAAAAAATAGCTAGGGTTTTAAAAATTCAAATAAAATAAAAACACAAAGCAGTTGATTAATTAGGTAATGAAGTTTGTTAAAGTTTCATGAACTACTCTACCCTTATCGCTAGATCCAAAAATCAACTCCTTGAAAATTGGTCAGAGTTGCTTTATTTTGTAGGGTTTTTCAAAAACTTACATTGATATTCTCTCCATAGCAAAAATAACGTACCAAATTAGATAGATTAATAATACTCCATGAAGCACTTCCTTTGTGAAGTTTTTCAAAATTGTGGACACAAATTCGTTATTCCAATCCTCTAGTCTAGGTATTAATATCGTCTACGGATGGCAATAACGCAATCAAGTTGAATATATCTTAAAACTATTTTTGATACCTAACGATGAAACTTATTCAACTAGATTTTTCACACCTTGCTAATGCGCCTTATCCCCATATTTTTGCTTTTACCTTGACGTAACCTCTCTCCCCACTCTATCCTTCCCACTGAGACATGACATTGTTGTGGCTTATAGGTAAATGATTACTTTAATTAGAAAAAATATATCAGCAGGAAATGATAATGTGAATATTATATTTCTGTATTTTTTGTCCCGTTTTTGCAAGTGTATTCCCTTAAACCTAACTTTCCTTGAAGGTAGGACGTTAACCTGAAACAATTACCTCTATAGAGAAGAAGTGAAAATCCCTACAAAACCCGGGAATAGAATAAAATAAAGAGAAGGAGAGAAAAATACAAGATGAAGAAAAGAGAAAAAACTTATTAAGAAGAAAGGAGAGTGATAGGCGTTAATGAGGGTTTAAAAACCCTCAGTTAATCCTCTATGGAATTGAAAGTCCTTTATTTCAACTACCGTTATACCGCGCTATATTGACGAAGTTAATCCTCTATGGAATTGAAAGTTGAGATCCAGTAGCTGGATAGTTGCTAGTAAAAGAAGCAGGGTTAATCCTCTATGGAATTGAAAGTTCTGCATATATGCAAATATGGAAAAAATCACTATAGAAGAAGTTAATCCTCTATGGAATTGAAAGAGTATTCTTGTGTATAAACACCAAACGGTAAGACATTGTTTGTTAATCCTCTATGGAATTGAAAGGTCTATGAGGGTGTTGGACACCCACGAGATAAGGAAGGAGAGGTTAATCCTCTATGGAATTGAAAGAAAAATTTTCTTCCTTTTGCAAAAGAAAGGTGTAAAGGATTGTTAATCCTCTATGGAATTGAAAGGAAAAGTTACTGCTAGAATTCATAGATGCCATAAAGTTCAAGTTAATCCTCTATGGAATTGAAAGTTTGTTAGCGTCAGTAGCGTCGTTGGAAAGAAGACCCAGTTAATCCTCTATGGAATTGAAAGGATCTCTCATGATCTCTTTTAGACTATTTTCGATCTTAAAAGTGTTAATCCTCTATGGAATTGAAAGATTTTTATCAGCATGTGTTTGTCGGCTTTAAACGTTATTACGTTAATCCTCTATGGAATTGAAAGTTCAGGACTGCTGCCAGGATCATTGGTTTTTGCGTTTGGTGTTAATCCTCTATGGAATTGAAAGTAACCCGATCCTATTTGGTCGAACCTAAACTCGAAGGGATAGTTAATCCTCTATGGAATTGAAAGACTGTAATTTGGTAAGATGTTATATGTATTGTAATATTTATGTTAATCCTCTATGGAATTGAAAGAAGTTATCAAGTTTAAAGTTCAGAGTAGACAGAGAGGCGTGTTAATCCTCTATGGAATTGAAAGTAGAAACTGAGAACGCGCGGATAATAGTTGTCGATCTTGATAAGTTAATCCTCTATGGAATTGAAAGTCATTTATGAGTGGGATGAGGTAAGGTATGTCTGGTGGCATGGTTAATCCTCTATGGAATTGAAAGGTCTCCACAAGGAGTCTGAAGTACGTCTTTGCAGCCACATGTTAATCCTCTATGGAATTGAAAGCGGCAGCTGGAGTCCCAGGTGCTGAATCCAGAGACCGCAGCGTTAATCCTCTATGGAATTGAAAGAGGTGTATCCTCCCGTTTAAGACCTTCCACAGACCAGATTTAGTTAATCCTCTATGGAATTGAAAGAAGTATAAAATTCATAAAAGAATTAGAGGAGGAGTGTGAAAGTTAATCCTCTATGGAATTGAAAGTTGAACTATTTCGTATACTAGTTCTTCTTCTAATTCATTCATGTTAATCCTCTATGGAATTGAAAGAATTTGATTCTGCGCCAAAAAACGCGTCCTTGTACCGCAGGTAAATCCTCTATGGAATTGAAAGAATCTTATATGCAATTGAAAATTCAGCGTTTGATTGTATCATCTCATTAGGTCCATGGTCTTATGGATTTTAGAGAAGAAATTAACTTATCCAAGAAGTAACTTTTCTCCCTGAAGTGAGCGTCAATAGCTTTCCAGTCCTCTTCAGATAATCTCCAACCCATGGCACCGGCGTTTTCCTCAACATGAGGTATTTTAGTAGCCTTAACTATTGGTATCACATTATTTCTAGAGATATACCAGTTTAGGGCAACTTGAGTAGCGGTTTTACCATATTTTTTACCTATATTTGCTAGAAATTCATTACTGGACAATGTACTGTTTTCTAATGGAGTATAGGCCATGTACATTAACCCGTTTTGTTCGGCATAAGATAATGCCTTTCTCTCATCATCCCTATTTAATAGACTATAGTGATTCTGAATAGCTACAATATCATATTTACTAGAGCATTCCACAGCTCTCTCTATGCCGTCTACATCAAAATTACTAAGTCCGAAAAACCTTATCACACCATCATCAACTA
The nucleotide sequence above comes from Sulfolobus tengchongensis. Encoded proteins:
- a CDS encoding aldo/keto reductase is translated as MNDVKKFKYFTVSSLAFGTWRIGGGYWYASHSMDNQWVSAIKRAIELGIRVIDTAEMYGNGHAEELVGEAIKEFSREDLFIVSKVWPSHADYDNVIKSAKNSSKRIGSYIDLYLLHAPSRVPICKTIKAFERLVDDGVIRFFGLSNFDVDGIERAVECSSKYDIVAIQNHYSLLNRDDERKALSYAEQNGLMYMAYTPLENSTLSSNEFLANIGKKYGKTATQVALNWYISRNNVIPIVKATKIPHVEENAGAMGWRLSEEDWKAIDAHFREKSYFLDKLISSLKSIRPWT
- a CDS encoding long-chain fatty acid--CoA ligase → MDSTIMDYNLNIKSIFWRVEKLYRDREIISRTHEGIKRYTYADFALRVRKLATLLTNRKLAGERVASIAWNTHRHLELYFAVPLLGGILHTVNVRFHESEMDYVIREMEDRAIFLDKDITYKNNALPIFIFDEKYDEEVDSQEPFSDFPDVDEKQGAIACFTSGTTGKPKGVIYSHRSVFIHSLSLLASDVLGISSSDTVLPIVPMFHISAWDLPFASLMTGARLVLPGPRPKAEDIVKLIKDHKVTVGVGAPTVWIDVVAYVERESLDLSPLKVVVTGGAEPPLGLIKKLKELGVKTYHAWGMTETEAIATINKSDDIEKMSEQGYPIPAFEITLMDPEGKELPWDGKSVGELVARGAFVTKKYFNNPSNILVNNRWFRTGDVAKINQNGSVKVVDRLKDLIKSGGEWISSVDLENAIMSYEKVLEAVVVGVKDEKWGERPIALVVKKPGKEVTEQEIIEYLKSLNRFPKWWLPDKIIFVESIPKTSTGKLDKKVIRDQLNTILK
- a CDS encoding glycosyltransferase family 4 protein, with the protein product MNLLVVNHRDLKHPKSGGAEQVIYEISRRLVRKGINVTWLAEEVNGLPREEEIEGIKILRKGNPLTLHFKAPSEARKYEVVIDSVAHAVPFYSYLVNKNSIALIHHVHQDVVKYELNPLMARVVALLERNVKNYENLIAVSNTTKRDLVERVGVREERIKVIYNGIDHNLYKPGKKAEEPTILWIGRLKKYKNPLDAIEIAKRVKAKLIMVGGGDLEDEVSRKIKEVNGKYLGRVNEERKIQLYQSAWIVIVTSFIEGWSMVTVEANACGTPVVAYNKGSLPEIINNGVNGYVVEYKNIEGMSKIINELLSNEDMMKKMWKTSYEESLKYDWDKSADEYYKYLQNFSR
- a CDS encoding universal stress protein, producing MKRILVGYDGSQNAERALDFAIELASKFSAKLYIVEVIDLTVFYNAGVLPPLEATRSLEEKAKKDIKKAVEKAKERGVEADGITLEGDPANTILQFASDNQIDVIVVGSRGLSKIQRLILGSVSNKIAQESKVTVIIVK
- a CDS encoding NAD(P)/FAD-dependent oxidoreductase; translated protein: MSFDADVIIVGGGLAGLSTAITANREGLSTIVLERGEYSGSKNVSGGRMYTHALLQLFPDALERAPLERPVTKETYEVFCDEGKKITFSFEHKTKNSYTILRAKFDQWLAKEAENEGVLISYSTLVTNARREKDYIVVETNRGELKAPLIVDAGGVTSPVSRFLGIKKLEPKTLMLGVKEILDVKPNLPEDEGEARTIMGLIGNLKGGGFVYTNKDTLSVGVTIKVESLYNSNLPSHEIVERFREALGIEGNILEYSAHLIPYYGYDKLSNLYDRNLIVVGDAAGFLINDGFNIRGMDLAIGSGIVAGKALKKIKEMNDYSKTDIYYEMLKESFVLRDLKTALRSFKVLNEEEIFTKYPKILCNTLSKLFTVTSDGKERPINVLITESKNENVNTTKMLSDIMRLFI
- a CDS encoding acetamidase/formamidase family protein; translation: MQYTIHAITHNKWDNSLTPIMSITDGDIITVETKEASDGQVTPTSNEKDLLKLDFSKIHPLTGPIEVKNAEPGDAIEIEFLEFKHKGWGWTGVLPGFGFLADEQYTAPIDLQGPALKIWKVDEKYAYAKFGDLNVKIPIYPFPGVIGTALPYRGKLSTIPPRENGGNMDIKHLTVGTRLYLPVFVKGALLSIGDTHLAQGDGEVCGTAIEAPMEVTMRVRLIKNLGITQPLFVTKKVKEMEYGEYIAYPGIDPNLWNASKKAIKGIISILSKYMAPVEAYILASVAVNLRVSEVVDVPNWIVTAYLPKDIFETEIEIF
- a CDS encoding ferredoxin family protein; this encodes MTVNLLKRLGLNKYNVDKNSHIQVNTDICLTCKDKPCTKVCPAGTYEPSPDGRIIVHYERCLECGAALVACPYGAIKFTFPEGGISYKYG